Proteins encoded by one window of Desulfovibrio ferrophilus:
- a CDS encoding UvrD-helicase domain-containing protein, with translation MEIFRADLHIHSRFSRATSKKLNLRLLAAWARIKGLDVLATGDFTHPEWIAEIEEHLEPDGAGLYTLKDNRRLERETPFLDGYPLTGQTRFMLVTEISSIYKRHNKTRKVHNLVFMPSLDKAKSFNQRLEQVGNLKSDGRPILGLDSHDLLEMVLETDPQAFLVPAHIWTPWFSLFGSKSGFDSVEECYGDLAGEIFAMETGLSSDPEMNWMISALDRYRMISNSDAHSGEKLAREANLFSGEISYEGIYRALRGEALGHKFLGTLEFFPEEGKYHLDGHRNCGVVMEPQQTLSCGGLCPVCGKPLTVGVLHRIVELADREQPKQPADAPGFTSLIPLPEVVSEILGFGSGSKKVKAFYGRLIARFGSELAILQDIPLEDIAKVSTPLAEGIGRMRRGEVYRNPGFDGQYGSISVFSPQEQSEIKDGGSLIKMPAARPPMVRPLPGTGLKPEVRPLSLLSGTPISYNAPQQRAIDAGPGPVLVLAGPGTGKTQTLMGRIGRLLGERDSSRHILALTFTRRAAGELSKRLLDLRGENKALPRADTMHAMAYECWVDSYGEAPTVLSEEGARRVFAEATGLLGKPLKEAWQQVNLARERMQNPPGDLADHFHAYTKTKESWNQTDYTDLLNFWLEQIEAEIWANPYTHILVDEVQDLSVLQLRLIKALACKGGEGIFAIGDPNQSIYSFRGAAGDVQEKFRQWWPQLTTITLGENYRSAQEVLDVTAPLVPHSPKLKANRDVKADIRLFNAPDGAREAAWIGERIRELIGSTSHSLADNTTEGTLSPGDIAVLVRFKGLIPPLRTTLDRLGLPCSVPEAEAFWVEPRMTAILDAAGRTLGIVGAPEANADTLDIPERVLLKGPVGLAAYLQSNPPFDHLFWTSPQFKKFDKLYTELGGWPGLLNWVHLQSELDMVRAKAEKIQIMSLHAAKGLEFEAVFLPALEDGILPFAGSEFLSGKQAAPMADEHLAEERRLLYVGMTRAKSMLYLSHADKRDLYGRELLPTPTRYLLELPDETFAKTTLVGRKVRQEKQLDLLGGGD, from the coding sequence ATGGAAATCTTTCGAGCAGACCTGCACATCCACTCCCGGTTCTCCCGGGCCACAAGCAAGAAGCTGAACCTGCGGCTGCTTGCCGCCTGGGCTCGCATCAAGGGCCTGGACGTGCTGGCCACCGGAGACTTCACCCATCCTGAATGGATTGCCGAAATCGAGGAGCATCTGGAACCGGACGGTGCCGGGCTCTACACCCTCAAGGACAATCGACGCCTGGAACGCGAAACCCCGTTCCTGGACGGCTACCCCCTGACCGGGCAGACCCGGTTCATGCTGGTTACGGAAATCAGCTCCATCTACAAGCGCCACAACAAGACCCGCAAGGTGCACAATCTGGTATTCATGCCCAGTCTGGACAAGGCCAAGTCCTTCAACCAGCGTCTGGAACAGGTGGGCAACCTGAAGTCCGACGGTCGGCCCATCCTGGGGCTGGACTCGCACGACCTGCTGGAGATGGTGCTGGAGACCGACCCGCAGGCCTTTCTCGTTCCCGCCCACATCTGGACCCCGTGGTTCTCGCTGTTCGGCTCCAAGAGCGGCTTCGACTCCGTTGAGGAATGCTATGGGGATCTGGCCGGCGAAATCTTTGCCATGGAGACGGGACTTTCCTCGGACCCGGAGATGAACTGGATGATCTCCGCCCTGGACCGCTACCGCATGATCTCCAACTCCGACGCGCATTCCGGTGAAAAACTGGCCCGCGAGGCCAATCTCTTCTCCGGCGAAATCTCCTACGAGGGGATATACAGAGCACTGCGCGGCGAAGCCCTGGGCCACAAATTTCTGGGCACCCTGGAATTCTTCCCCGAAGAGGGCAAATACCACCTGGACGGGCACCGCAACTGCGGCGTGGTCATGGAGCCGCAGCAGACACTGTCCTGCGGCGGCCTGTGCCCGGTCTGCGGCAAGCCGCTGACCGTGGGTGTCCTGCACCGGATCGTGGAGCTGGCTGACCGCGAGCAGCCCAAGCAGCCCGCCGATGCGCCGGGATTCACATCCCTGATCCCTCTGCCCGAGGTCGTTTCCGAGATTCTGGGCTTTGGCTCCGGCAGCAAGAAGGTCAAAGCCTTCTATGGACGACTCATTGCCCGCTTCGGTTCCGAACTGGCCATATTGCAGGACATCCCCCTGGAAGACATTGCCAAGGTCTCCACGCCACTGGCCGAGGGCATTGGCCGCATGCGCCGGGGCGAGGTCTACCGAAACCCCGGGTTTGACGGCCAGTACGGATCCATCTCGGTCTTCAGCCCTCAGGAACAATCCGAGATCAAGGATGGCGGATCACTGATCAAGATGCCTGCGGCACGCCCTCCCATGGTCCGGCCTCTGCCCGGCACAGGCCTCAAGCCCGAGGTACGCCCCCTGTCCCTGCTCTCCGGAACCCCCATTTCATACAATGCCCCTCAGCAGCGCGCCATTGATGCCGGCCCCGGCCCGGTGCTGGTGCTGGCTGGCCCGGGCACGGGCAAGACCCAGACGCTGATGGGACGCATCGGCCGCCTGCTGGGCGAACGCGATTCCTCGCGCCATATCCTGGCCCTGACCTTCACCCGCCGTGCGGCAGGCGAATTGTCCAAGCGGCTGCTGGATCTGCGCGGCGAGAACAAGGCCCTGCCCCGAGCGGACACCATGCACGCCATGGCCTATGAATGCTGGGTGGATTCCTACGGTGAGGCCCCCACGGTCCTGTCCGAGGAAGGCGCACGCCGGGTCTTTGCCGAAGCCACCGGCCTGCTGGGCAAACCCCTGAAAGAAGCATGGCAACAGGTCAATCTGGCCCGCGAGCGGATGCAGAACCCACCCGGTGATCTGGCCGACCACTTCCACGCCTACACCAAGACCAAGGAATCCTGGAATCAGACCGATTACACGGATCTCTTGAATTTCTGGCTTGAACAGATCGAGGCTGAGATCTGGGCCAACCCCTATACCCACATCCTTGTGGATGAGGTTCAGGATCTGTCAGTCCTGCAACTCAGACTGATCAAGGCCTTGGCCTGCAAGGGAGGCGAGGGGATCTTCGCTATCGGCGATCCCAATCAGTCCATCTATTCCTTCCGGGGTGCGGCTGGCGACGTGCAGGAAAAATTCCGCCAGTGGTGGCCGCAGCTGACGACCATCACCCTGGGCGAAAACTACCGTTCGGCTCAGGAAGTGCTGGATGTAACCGCCCCTCTGGTTCCGCATTCGCCCAAGCTCAAGGCCAACAGGGATGTGAAAGCCGACATCCGGCTCTTTAATGCCCCGGACGGGGCGCGTGAAGCCGCCTGGATCGGCGAACGTATCCGCGAGCTTATCGGCTCCACCAGCCATTCCCTGGCCGACAACACCACAGAGGGCACGTTGTCACCCGGCGACATTGCCGTCCTGGTGCGCTTCAAGGGACTCATCCCCCCCCTGCGCACCACCCTCGACAGGCTGGGCCTGCCCTGCTCGGTGCCCGAAGCCGAAGCCTTCTGGGTGGAGCCGCGCATGACCGCCATTCTGGACGCTGCCGGACGCACACTGGGCATCGTGGGCGCCCCCGAGGCCAATGCCGATACCCTGGATATTCCCGAACGTGTCCTGCTCAAGGGGCCCGTGGGGCTGGCCGCATATCTGCAATCCAACCCGCCCTTTGACCACCTGTTCTGGACAAGCCCGCAGTTCAAGAAATTCGACAAGCTGTATACGGAGTTGGGCGGCTGGCCGGGGTTGCTGAACTGGGTGCATCTGCAAAGCGAATTGGACATGGTCCGCGCCAAGGCCGAAAAAATCCAGATCATGTCCCTCCATGCCGCCAAGGGTCTTGAATTCGAGGCCGTATTCCTGCCCGCCCTGGAGGATGGCATCCTGCCCTTTGCGGGCAGTGAATTCCTATCCGGCAAGCAGGCTGCCCCCATGGCGGACGAGCATCTGGCCGAGGAACGGCGCCTGCTGTACGTGGGCATGACACGCGCCAAATCCATGCTCTATCTCTCCCACGCGGACAAACGCGACCTCTACGGACGCGAGCTGCTGCCCACGCCCACGCGCTATCTGCTCGAACTGCCTGATGAGACATTCGCCAAGACGACACTGGTGGGACGCAAGGTGCGTCAGGAAAAGCAGTTGGATCTCTTGGGAGGCGGGGACTAG
- the trpB gene encoding tryptophan synthase subunit beta, whose product MTQLPDAKGFFGDHGGQFLPPEIIAVMDDLNAAFDKYKDDPEFIEEYKYYQRHYTGRPSPLYLCENLTKAMGGAKIYLKREDLNHLGAHKVNNTVGQILLAKRMGKKKIIAETGAGQHGVATAATAALMGMECTIVMGAEDIERQKLNVFRMRMMGADVVPAMSGQRTLKEAVDEALGLWIQDAQNTFYLLGSAVGPHPYPAMVKHFQAVIGREAKEQIMELENRLPDYLVACVGGGSNAIGLFADFLGDEQVKIHGVEPAGRGLTPGDHAASLTLGTPGVLHGFTSYMLQDEKGEAAPVYSISAGLDYPSVGPEHSYLKDIGRAEYYTASDAEAVEAFFALSRTEGIIPALESAHALAHAMKLAPTLDKDKIILINLSGRGDKDVAQIEEMLSAGQIQAPV is encoded by the coding sequence ATGACCCAGCTTCCCGACGCAAAAGGCTTTTTCGGTGACCACGGCGGACAGTTCCTGCCCCCGGAAATCATCGCAGTGATGGACGACCTGAACGCTGCCTTTGACAAATACAAGGACGATCCCGAGTTCATCGAGGAATACAAATACTACCAGCGGCACTACACCGGTCGCCCCTCGCCCTTGTATCTCTGCGAGAATCTGACCAAGGCCATGGGTGGAGCAAAAATCTACCTGAAGCGTGAAGACCTGAACCACCTGGGCGCACACAAGGTGAACAACACCGTGGGCCAGATCCTGCTGGCCAAGCGCATGGGCAAGAAGAAGATCATCGCCGAAACCGGTGCGGGTCAGCATGGCGTTGCCACTGCGGCCACCGCCGCACTGATGGGCATGGAATGCACCATCGTCATGGGGGCCGAAGACATCGAGCGCCAGAAGTTGAACGTCTTCCGGATGCGCATGATGGGCGCCGACGTGGTCCCGGCCATGAGCGGCCAGCGCACCCTGAAGGAGGCCGTTGACGAGGCCCTGGGCCTGTGGATTCAGGACGCCCAGAACACCTTCTACCTGCTGGGTTCCGCTGTGGGGCCACATCCCTACCCGGCCATGGTCAAACACTTCCAGGCCGTGATCGGCCGTGAGGCCAAGGAACAGATCATGGAACTGGAAAACCGCCTGCCCGACTATCTCGTCGCCTGCGTGGGCGGCGGCTCCAACGCCATCGGTCTGTTCGCGGACTTCCTGGGTGACGAGCAGGTCAAAATCCACGGTGTGGAGCCTGCGGGCCGCGGCCTGACCCCCGGTGACCACGCCGCGAGCCTGACCCTGGGGACCCCCGGCGTCCTGCACGGCTTCACGTCCTATATGTTGCAGGACGAAAAGGGCGAAGCCGCACCTGTGTATTCCATCTCCGCCGGGCTGGATTACCCCAGCGTCGGCCCCGAGCACAGCTACCTGAAAGACATCGGCCGCGCCGAATACTATACGGCCAGCGATGCCGAAGCCGTGGAAGCGTTCTTTGCCCTGTCGCGCACCGAGGGCATTATCCCGGCTCTGGAATCCGCCCACGCTCTGGCCCACGCCATGAAGCTCGCCCCCACTCTGGACAAGGACAAGATCATCCTGATCAACCTGTCCGGACGCGGCGACAAGGACGTGGCCCAGATCGAGGAAATGCTCAGTGCTGGCCAAATCCAGGCCCCGGTCTAA
- a CDS encoding GntR family transcriptional regulator — translation MKKKSTTLAEEARSILERMIIFNELDSGVMYSEKQLATMLNMGRTPVREALQRLCHDKMVEIHPRRGVRFPQVTVENQLKLLEVRRGLEPLCIHYATLRGTVEQKRRMLHLADAMIAAAENEDHVALLEYIREAHEILSEATTNDYFARVMSPLHGLSRRFWFLYIRRSGTIMDGAIRHADIMQAVARGDETLAVAASEALLDYLVEFSYNALKMDNGTET, via the coding sequence ATGAAAAAGAAATCGACCACCCTGGCCGAAGAGGCCCGTTCCATTCTGGAACGCATGATCATTTTCAACGAGCTGGATTCCGGGGTCATGTACTCTGAAAAGCAGTTGGCCACCATGCTCAACATGGGCCGGACCCCTGTGCGCGAAGCCCTGCAACGCCTCTGCCACGACAAAATGGTGGAAATCCACCCACGCCGCGGCGTTCGTTTCCCACAGGTTACGGTGGAGAACCAGCTGAAGCTGCTGGAGGTCCGCCGGGGGCTTGAGCCTCTCTGTATACACTACGCCACCCTGCGTGGCACCGTGGAACAGAAGCGCCGGATGCTGCATCTTGCCGACGCCATGATTGCCGCTGCCGAAAACGAAGACCACGTCGCCCTGCTGGAGTATATCCGCGAGGCCCACGAAATCCTGTCCGAAGCCACGACCAACGACTATTTCGCTCGCGTCATGAGCCCGCTGCACGGTCTCTCACGCCGATTCTGGTTCCTGTATATCAGGCGCAGTGGCACCATCATGGACGGGGCCATCCGCCATGCCGACATCATGCAGGCCGTGGCCCGTGGAGACGAAACCCTGGCCGTGGCCGCATCCGAGGCACTACTGGATTACCTGGTGGAGTTCTCCTACAACGCCCTGAAAATGGACAACGGTACCGAGACTTGA
- a CDS encoding GDSL-type esterase/lipase family protein, with amino-acid sequence MVICFFGDSLVNGTGDSACLGWAGRICVPLMASGRTLTYYNLGVRKQATREILPRWEGEFEQRRLEGFESRLVFAFGTADTAILDGRRHVPLDETRDNAHAILSRATGLAPVLFVGPPPVADESHTARNREINSVLGTVCAELGVPYLDVFSRLAASDGYLQDVRRNDGVHPTGFGYGLISEMVSGWPGWQEWFV; translated from the coding sequence ATGGTGATCTGCTTTTTTGGGGATTCGCTGGTCAACGGCACCGGGGACAGCGCCTGTCTGGGCTGGGCCGGTCGGATTTGTGTTCCTCTCATGGCTTCGGGCCGGACGTTGACCTACTACAACCTCGGGGTGCGCAAGCAGGCCACGCGCGAAATACTGCCCCGTTGGGAGGGCGAGTTCGAACAGCGCAGGCTTGAAGGCTTCGAGTCCCGGCTGGTTTTTGCCTTTGGTACGGCGGATACGGCCATTCTCGATGGCAGGCGGCATGTGCCGCTGGATGAAACCCGCGACAATGCCCATGCCATCCTGTCTCGGGCCACAGGCCTTGCTCCGGTGCTGTTTGTGGGGCCGCCGCCTGTGGCCGATGAAAGCCATACAGCCCGAAACCGCGAGATCAACAGCGTGCTGGGAACGGTCTGCGCCGAGCTGGGTGTGCCGTATCTGGATGTGTTTTCAAGGCTGGCGGCTTCGGACGGTTATCTTCAGGATGTGCGCCGCAATGACGGGGTGCATCCTACGGGGTTTGGGTATGGCTTGATTAGCGAGATGGTTTCGGGGTGGCCGGGGTGGCAGGAGTGGTTTGTGTAG